Within Rissa tridactyla isolate bRisTri1 chromosome 4, bRisTri1.patW.cur.20221130, whole genome shotgun sequence, the genomic segment TTATATTAGTGCCATATAGCACTCTGCATTCACTTGATCTGATGGTTTGAAAGTTAAGGAATGGGAAAATAACGTAATTTTACAAGGCATAAAGTTAAGCTGTCCATCTTCTAGATGACACTGCAACATAACAAACTATTACTGTGCACACAGGAAagcaatataaagaaaaagaaaatgagcaatgCAAAGTAATGCTGCCATAAgaatcttttttcatttctccacTTTTCAGAGATTCAGTTCGTAACCTGAATGTTTCATCAAATGACAActtatttttcagcttcctgacttttttcctagagaaaagaATAAGCAGGCAGAACACAAACCTGTTAAATATCAGCAATGACATGCCACAATACTGACAAGATActtgaattatttaaatattctgaAGCTGAAGAGAGTATCAATGAACCTATGACTTTACAGGACTGGAAAACCTGACCTCAGAATAATGTTCGTATTACAAACTACCTGCAGTGACATAGAAGAGATTTCTATTCACACTGGAAAGCGTGACACTGCATAAACATCAAATTgttatctgtttccttttttgtatCTTTCAATATTTTAGTCTCTCCTCCTTCCAGCCTCCAGACATATTGCGTAGTAAATTATGTACCATATGGGATGAAGGGACGGTCACTCGGTGGATGCAGTAGAAAATGTTTCTCTCCAGATATCACACAGTACAAGTTCTCATAATGATCTTTATGTACTaagattgagaaaaaaaaaagagatgttgagaaagagagaaaatcagtGTTGTTTCCTTCTCTACATCAGAAACGCCAGTAAACTGAAAGCGTCAGCTTGTCCTTGTTATCAGGCTGCTTTCTCCTTTTGCGGCCGGCAAGAGTGGAAAGTAACAATATAATGTAGCAAATGTATTCAACGAAGCAAATTATCAGCGCCTTGCCTGACACAATGTCAGGTAGATGCACCCAGAGACACAGCAGCAAGAGGCTGCAGAAGtgcaaaagaaagaatgaaaaaagcatGTCAAAGTGGAACTGCCTTGTCAGAAAATACACGCAGTCCTACAGAGCCACTAACTCAAAACAAGCCCGCTTAAACCTGTGCTGAAAGCACAGGGAAGACTTACAGCAACACAAAATACGTACAAGACGTCACAGCAGCTGATTCGCCAAGCCAGAAATTCACAGCATCAGGCTTCTTCCCTGTACGGTTAAGGAACAGAGGAATGTTGTCAACAAAAAAAGAATGTGAAGTGTCatgtttaaaagcatttcaaataattttctgccAATTTCTGCCAAATTCTGTCCTTTAACTTCCTTCAGAACTATGACAGGTTTCATTGCAAATAGCACTCTGTGAGCAACAGCAACCTCCTCCTATGCTGCAAGCCACTGTAGTGCCCATCACACTTCATAGCATAGTACTGTCCATCCCCAAATTGATGGTTACAACATTCTGAATCCCTAAGACTTAGCTCACAGAGAAACTGCAGCACATCTTCGTACAGTTgcaaaaagaaggtgcgatcacAGTAAATCATTTTCATTGACATTTTAAGGAAAGACATGccataaaatagaaacaaactgaaacagaacagTGTTTAACTAGAAACAAACATCCGTAATTTTACCAAAGGAGGTGGTGTTTACCAAAGAAGCTGTGTGTTGCTTCACTCACTCGTTATGCTAGCTCTGGTAGCAACAGCGTGAATTCGAGTTGAAACATGACTCTAAATGAGAGAAAAGccactatttaaaaagaaatgctataTGGCACTATCACCACGTTGTTTCAGTTGTGATGGCCCCAATACACAACTGAGATACTGATTCTGGAGTAACCCAAACCCCAAGCTTGGATTACTCTATTATTAAGTATTTTACCACTTCTACTTTCTAAGGGGATGAAACCAAACTCAGCTGTGGCATCCAGAAATAGAACAAATATTCACCATGTACTTAGCATGATTGTTTTAAAGTTCCAtacaaaatatttactgaatATAGGAGAAACACAAGGTTTACCAAGTGCCTCACTCATCCATGGTATGTCCGGCTGCACATCACAGACAAGTTCAGGGAACTCCTCGGTGAGGTTTGAACACTGCTTCTGCACGTAGAACACGTTGGGAGAGGTCACTTTCTTCTCCACAATGTCCAAAAAGTCCATGAAAGGCATTTGGCGCTCCTCTGGCATGACAAAACGGTCCTGAAACACCGCATCTGCATAACCATTTGGTGTTACTGCCACACTCACTACCTTGGGACCTACTACCTCcctgcaaaacaaaccaaaggttTATAGCCAGACCTGCAATTGGCCCATATATTGGACACTGGTTACTTTAAAAGGAACATGTTTTACGGGCAGCAAAAAATAAGAACCCTGGCTTTCCGTGGCTGGATGTCTCTAAACTAGATTTTCTACTATCTGATAAGGCCTCCGGCATTCTGATCCAAATTTCTCCCTATGGTCAAAGCAACCATAGTGTCTTTCGCTTCTCTAAATTCTTTTGTGTCTAATAGGCGAGTTCACAAAGGACCTCCCTTTCCCTCCGTGTGCACAGATAGCCCTCTTTCAGCCACTTCTTTTCACAAATCATCGTGGAGCTTAATATTCTCAGGACTGCTCAACCCAGCCAAATCTGGAGGGACACATGTTCAAAAGCAATCGAGGAAGGAGAAACGGTGAATAGAGACTGACAgatacacatatgcacacattGTGAGGCTAACAGCCCTTATTTCtgtgagaaatttaattttaagccCATAGATTTTAGGTCTAGCCAGAAATCCCCTCtcaaaaaaagaactttaaaagaagagaaaaaaatcagtcattgtTAAAACGCtcatggtttggttttgtttcttttaaaaataaccaaggtGTACTCAGTCACAAACAGGCCAGTCAGTTATTACAGCGCTACAGCCCCAACTCCAACTGGGAGGCCACAGGGTGGAGCAGTGGCCAGGGCACAGCAATCAGATGGATCGGACTGGGTTTCGATAGCCCCAGTCTGCCGGCTGCACACTGAACACCCACCCTTTGTACTGCACTCAAGCTGGTCAGGACAGTTATGTTTGCAGGAAAAAATTTACACTTGAGTTTGGCAAGACTGAACACCTTTGCACAGAAGCACGGAGATATCTGAGCTAATCTTAAGGATAAAACCAAAGATTAACCAAGGGCCGTTCACTGAGGTCAACCGGAATCGACCACCAGCTCCTTCATACCTGAGATATGCTGAGGTCCATTTCTTCAGAGCTGGCCAGTGGCTGATGGCATTCCGAATTATACAAGGTTTATTCGGACTCACCCATTCTCGATAAAACTCCAGCGGGGAGGGAGGCCTGTCAAGATAAGGTATGGACTCCGTCCACCCCAGCTCTGTCCAGGCAAACGAGAATAGAATCAGTTTTACTCAGGGTCCTGAGAGAAGTGCCCTCTTCCAGCACACTAACCGGCTTCAAACCCCACTCCACAGCCGCTCAACCGAAAGCATGCGGTGTGTCGTCGTCCCACTGCCAGCTCCAGAAATGGCTCTGTGAAAACCCAGAGGCTGTCCGGGAGGGTTTCGGTGGCAGGGGGATACCTCAGGCTGCcgccctgctcctctcctgcactCAGCCACAGAGGTGGCCACGCCATGGGCCCACAGGAGGGTGGGCAAGGAGGACGTGTGTGACAGGAGACGCAACTCCAATACAGAGATAACATCACAGAATGTTTTGGGAAGCTGGACTATTGCTTCGCTTTTGTATttcatacaaaggaaaataaccTAAAAGGGCCGTTCTCTCGAGTTTCGATTTCTTTTTGCAGcggcctttctgctgctgcttcacctTGGAAACGTTTGGCTGGAAACAGCGTAGGGGCGCGGATGCTCCACTGCAACACACGCAGGCGCCATTTGCCGCTGCTGCGGCCCAGCCGGGGCGCCGGGGCGGCCGCAGGCCGAGTTCTTCTCCTCATGCGGCGGCCTGGCCCCCCCCTGGAGAGCGCTGGGGCCCGTCCCAGGCCCGCCGCGGCCTCCCCCGTCCCTTCCCCCGGGGCTGCACCACCCACACACCCCCCTACGGCCCGCCCCCTCCGCCCCTGCGGCCCGGCGCTCACCGCGGGCCTCCCGCGGGAAGGCGGCCAGGCAGCCCCTGACGGCCCGCAGCGCCGCGCCCTCCGCCATGCCCGCGCCGCTGGGAGCAGGCGGAGGAacggcgcggagcggggccgaGCCCGAGCccagaggaggaggcggcggcgcccgcctccctcccccccccccgcaccgccttcaggaaaaggaaatgccGGGCGCTGCGCGGGAGCGGGTGGCGCAGCTCGACGGCAGCTGGGTAACAAATGATCACATTTTTATTGAAACGGTTTAAGACACGGAGTACAAATGAATATAGAGTTAAAAACGGCTCCCGCAGGGAAGCctcacagtgcaaaaaaaaaaaaaaaaaaaaacccaacaaacgatttttattattattgttccaaataattaaaaacaaaaagacattttaaaggagTTATTTTACCTAAAGCCAAAAGTATAAAAACACACATTTATAAATAAAGCAGGAGGGggtagttttttgttttgttttttctgaaggGGTAAAGGAGAAGGGTGGCGTCGGAGAGCCCGGGTAAGGAGCCGCCCGCCTGGCGGACACATGGCTTGTTCCTAACGCTGCGCCCCCGGGCACCCCTCTCCCCGCTTCACAGGCCCTCACAGCCCGCACCAACACCGTCCCAGCCGCCCCCCTGTGATCCTGAAATAGGGGGCGGGCTGGTCTCTTCCAGAGAAGGGAGCACCTGCTCGCTCAGGGGCTGCTTTAAGACCTATT encodes:
- the JMJD7 gene encoding bifunctional peptidase and (3S)-lysyl hydroxylase JMJD7 → MAEGAALRAVRGCLAAFPREARELGWTESIPYLDRPPSPLEFYREWVSPNKPCIIRNAISHWPALKKWTSAYLREVVGPKVVSVAVTPNGYADAVFQDRFVMPEERQMPFMDFLDIVEKKVTSPNVFYVQKQCSNLTEEFPELVCDVQPDIPWMSEALGKKPDAVNFWLGESAAVTSLHKDHYENLYCVISGEKHFLLHPPSDRPFIPYELYQPATYRVSEDGSFEIVDEKSEEKVPWIPLDPLNPNLEQYPEYAQAKPLQCTVKAGEMLYLPSLWFHHVQQSHGCIAVNYWYDMEYDLKYSYYQLLDCLTKAVNVL